Proteins encoded together in one Triticum dicoccoides isolate Atlit2015 ecotype Zavitan chromosome 7B, WEW_v2.0, whole genome shotgun sequence window:
- the LOC119336996 gene encoding uncharacterized protein LOC119336996, with protein MISMRCTGEATEVLVVDASAVFHRHAAAPSNAALPHDDRPVCRSAGTEPRARRCHGHGGLQGEADTHTASSCSLCLTASLCSTATSTDAHTGLYEALELRDGGSNYLGKGVSKVWRHRRVDNEGGDRSGERRELVAAGLDNTSHICAFD; from the exons ATGATCTCCATGCGATGCACCGGCGAGGCGACAGAGGTGCTCGTGGTGGACGCCTCCGCCGTCTTCCACCGACACGCAGCCGCGCCCTCCAACGCCGCTCTTCCACACGACGACAGACCTGTGTGCCGCTCGGCTGGGACAGAACCCCGCGCTCGACGATGCCATGGACATGGAGGTCTTCAAG GGGAAGCTGATACCCACACGGCCAGCTCGTGCTCACTGTGTTTGACCGCCAGCTTGTGCTCTACCGCGACGAGTACCGATGCCCACACAG GTCTTTATGAAGCTTTGGAACTGAGGGACGGTGGATCTAACTACTTGGGAAAGGGTGTTTCCAAG GTCTGGCGGCACCGCCGCGTCGACAACGAAGGTGGTGATCGCAGCGGCGAGCGGCGCGAGTTGGTGGCTGCGGGACTCGACAACACGTCTCATATATGTGCTTTCGACTAA